Proteins encoded by one window of Kribbella italica:
- a CDS encoding TetR family transcriptional regulator, which translates to MRAKRSLTEQARRAQIVAAAIEVIARDGAAQASFKVIAQEAGLSSTGLISYHFAGKQELVEEVGREILARFGEFVLARTEGIEEPAAVLRGFVEANLEFLRTHRSHASTLVRIKQELAPVALARADQTQLADVLRDGQRSGVMRDFDAHLVAVSILSIRDGLIRQLDLEPDLDLTAAAREFTTLVDLATRKA; encoded by the coding sequence ATGCGAGCAAAACGAAGCCTGACCGAGCAGGCCCGCCGGGCCCAGATCGTCGCGGCGGCGATCGAGGTGATCGCCCGCGACGGCGCCGCCCAGGCGTCGTTCAAGGTGATCGCGCAGGAGGCCGGCCTGAGCAGCACCGGGCTGATCTCGTACCACTTCGCCGGCAAGCAGGAGCTGGTCGAGGAGGTCGGCCGGGAGATCCTCGCCCGGTTCGGCGAGTTCGTGCTCGCGCGGACCGAGGGCATCGAGGAGCCGGCCGCCGTGCTGCGCGGGTTCGTGGAGGCCAACCTCGAGTTCCTCCGCACCCATCGCAGCCACGCGTCCACGCTGGTCCGGATCAAGCAGGAGCTCGCGCCGGTCGCGCTGGCCCGCGCCGACCAGACGCAGCTCGCCGACGTCCTGCGCGACGGTCAGCGGTCGGGCGTGATGCGCGACTTCGACGCGCATCTGGTCGCCGTCTCCATCCTGTCGATCCGCGACGGCCTGATCCGTCAGCTCGACCTCGAACCGGACCTCGACCTGACCGCCGCAGCCCGCGAGTTCACCACGCTCGTCGACCTCGCCACCCGGAAGGCCTGA